One genomic window of Arcobacter sp. CECT 8986 includes the following:
- a CDS encoding pyridoxine 5'-phosphate synthase — translation MLLGVNIDHIAVLREARKINDPNPLDALGVCKLANADQITIHLREDRRHIHDEDAKNIIKTSTLPVNLECSINEEIIDIVCKLKPQRATLVPENRQEVTTEGGLDLKTNYKKIQKAIKQLHENEIEVSLFIDPTKEMIELSSKLEVEWVELHTGTFANIYAMLYGNLSNTHHSIKELELSREVLKEKLDKSKKQIKKASNQAVKLDLKVAAGHGLNYQNVRQISKIKSISELNIGQSIIARSVFSGLYQAILDMKELIK, via the coding sequence GTGTTACTTGGTGTAAACATCGACCATATTGCTGTATTAAGAGAAGCAAGAAAAATAAATGACCCAAATCCATTAGATGCATTAGGAGTTTGTAAACTTGCAAATGCAGACCAAATTACTATTCACTTAAGAGAAGATAGAAGACATATTCATGATGAAGATGCAAAAAATATTATAAAAACTTCTACACTTCCTGTAAATTTAGAGTGTTCAATAAATGAAGAAATCATTGATATAGTTTGCAAACTAAAACCACAAAGAGCGACTTTAGTTCCAGAAAATAGACAAGAAGTTACAACTGAAGGTGGACTGGATTTAAAGACTAATTATAAAAAAATTCAAAAAGCTATAAAACAACTACATGAAAATGAAATTGAAGTATCACTATTTATTGATCCAACAAAAGAGATGATAGAACTAAGTTCAAAACTTGAAGTTGAATGGGTAGAGCTTCATACAGGAACATTTGCAAATATCTATGCAATGCTTTATGGAAATCTATCAAATACACATCACAGTATTAAAGAGTTAGAACTTTCAAGAGAAGTTCTAAAAGAAAAACTTGACAAATCAAAAAAACAGATAAAAAAAGCTTCAAATCAAGCTGTAAAATTAGATTTAAAAGTTGCAGCTGGTCATGGTCTAAATTATCAAAATGTTAGACAAATATCAAAAATCAAATCAATTAGTGAGTTAAATATAGGTCAAAGTATTATTGCACGTTCTGTATTTAGTGGATTATACCAAGCTATTTTAGATATGAAAGAGTTAATAAAATGA
- a CDS encoding SPOR domain-containing protein encodes MEIKGEDFLKKVQKRQETEELEQRLSQLKQEDEIASNVNINSAKNAYEEEAARVDISNNNELGDIMLNGTPSPSTNETNKKKYLILGLVLIILFLLTIVIIRLLNSPKEENNSFSNEPTAKEEQVLENDNIEKQYQKIIDEKLKNIKEQTQNSQIEEKADEELNIDSIEEKEKKAQQIEESKPDVFGVKEEPEVVEQPKVQEVKKVAEKVVQKPKPVQKPKVVKKAPTKVSSSKPSGTYVQVGAFSRQPAKKYLDKIQSSGFSYTIYKVTVNGKVYNKVLIGPFNSRANAEKNISTIKRKLNISSAFILRF; translated from the coding sequence GATGAAATAGCATCTAATGTTAATATTAATAGTGCAAAAAATGCATATGAAGAAGAAGCAGCAAGAGTTGATATTTCAAATAACAATGAGTTAGGAGATATTATGCTAAATGGTACTCCTTCTCCTAGCACAAATGAGACAAATAAAAAGAAATATCTTATTTTAGGTCTTGTTTTAATAATACTTTTTTTACTAACAATAGTAATTATTCGTCTTTTAAATAGTCCTAAAGAAGAGAATAACTCATTTTCAAATGAACCAACAGCTAAAGAAGAACAAGTTTTAGAAAATGACAACATTGAAAAACAGTACCAAAAAATAATTGATGAAAAATTAAAAAACATAAAAGAACAGACTCAAAATTCTCAAATTGAAGAGAAAGCTGATGAAGAGTTAAATATTGATTCAATAGAAGAAAAAGAGAAAAAAGCTCAACAAATTGAAGAGTCAAAACCTGATGTTTTTGGAGTAAAAGAAGAACCAGAAGTTGTAGAACAACCAAAAGTTCAAGAAGTTAAAAAAGTTGCTGAAAAAGTTGTTCAAAAACCAAAACCAGTTCAAAAACCAAAAGTTGTAAAAAAAGCACCAACAAAAGTTAGTTCTTCTAAACCTAGTGGAACATATGTACAAGTTGGAGCCTTTTCAAGACAACCAGCAAAAAAATATTTAGACAAAATTCAAAGTAGTGGATTTAGCTATACAATATATAAAGTTACTGTAAATGGTAAAGTTTATAATAAAGTATTAATTGGTCCATTTAATAGTAGAGCAAATGCAGAAAAAAATATATCAACTATAAAAAGAAAACTAAATATTTCAAGTGCATTTATACTTAGATTTTAG
- the pyrH gene encoding UMP kinase — protein MNKRVLVKFSGEALAGEEGYGIDTQILDYIADEIKNLVDNGIEVGIVIGGGNIIRGVTAAADGIIKRTSADYMGMLATVINGVAMQEALEHKGLSARLQTAIKMEQIAESFIVRKAIRHFEKNRVVIFSAGTGNPYFTTDTAATLRATEINASMLIKATKVDGVYDKDPMKYADAVKLETLTYDDALEDHIKVMDDTAIALAKDNKLPIVVANMNEKGNLLKIINGDFSRCSIVK, from the coding sequence ATGAATAAAAGAGTACTTGTTAAATTTTCTGGTGAAGCGTTAGCTGGTGAAGAAGGTTACGGTATAGATACTCAAATCTTGGACTATATCGCAGATGAAATTAAAAACTTAGTTGATAATGGTATTGAAGTTGGTATCGTTATTGGTGGTGGTAATATTATTAGAGGTGTAACTGCAGCAGCTGATGGTATTATAAAAAGAACTAGTGCAGATTATATGGGAATGTTAGCAACTGTTATTAACGGTGTTGCTATGCAAGAAGCTTTAGAGCACAAAGGTTTAAGTGCAAGATTACAAACTGCTATTAAAATGGAACAAATTGCTGAATCTTTTATTGTTAGAAAAGCAATTAGACATTTTGAAAAAAATAGAGTTGTAATTTTCAGTGCAGGTACAGGTAACCCATATTTTACAACTGATACAGCAGCAACATTAAGAGCAACAGAAATTAATGCATCTATGTTAATTAAAGCTACTAAAGTTGATGGTGTTTATGATAAAGATCCAATGAAATATGCAGATGCTGTTAAACTTGAAACATTAACTTATGATGATGCATTAGAAGATCATATCAAAGTTATGGATGATACTGCGATTGCATTAGCAAAAGACAACAAACTACCAATTGTTGTAGCAAATATGAATGAAAAAGGTAATCTATTAAAAATCATTAATGGTGATTTTAGTAGATGCTCAATTGTTAAATAA
- a CDS encoding anthranilate synthase component I family protein, producing the protein MTFYSKELFLDQFTPVSIYEKMEKLYKDEITFLFESTVNSSEGNYSFIIIGDRERIWYKNSKCFHKDEQGDIKEVESNPLKYLQNYYKKFDKQIFKDKANELGIGLIDGFIGSVGFDVVKEFEPTLKKSMANLEDQLDIADVDLIRPKIILGFSHKTSKLVMVTSLESKKDELEKIEKELFTPYTYTPLKKAVLLDEGKFNYTKEQFFEMVEKAKEMITSGDVFQLLMSNRFIQKAKVDHLSFYRALRSKNPSPYLFFLKYEDFSIAGSSPEVMVKLVDGNILLRPIAGTRKRGKNINRDLELEKEMLGDDKERAEHIMLVDLGRNDVGRVAKAGTVKVTDLMRVEKYSHVMHMVSDVEAMIDEQYDMFDLFAATFTAGTMTGAPKIRAMELIAQFEGIKRSFYSGSIAYFGFDGNMDSAITIRTSLITDDKIVFQAGAGVVADSVNELEYLEVQNKLAANISTLKELS; encoded by the coding sequence ATGACATTTTATTCAAAAGAGCTATTTTTAGACCAATTTACACCTGTTTCTATTTATGAAAAAATGGAAAAACTTTATAAAGATGAAATTACATTTTTATTTGAAAGTACAGTTAACTCAAGTGAAGGTAACTACTCTTTCATTATTATAGGTGATAGAGAAAGAATTTGGTATAAAAATAGCAAATGTTTCCACAAAGATGAACAAGGAGATATTAAAGAAGTAGAATCAAATCCTTTAAAATATCTTCAAAATTACTATAAAAAATTTGATAAACAGATATTTAAAGATAAAGCAAATGAGTTAGGAATCGGACTTATAGATGGATTTATTGGAAGTGTAGGTTTTGATGTAGTAAAAGAGTTTGAACCAACACTTAAAAAATCAATGGCTAATTTAGAAGACCAACTTGATATTGCTGATGTAGATTTAATCAGACCTAAAATCATTTTAGGTTTTTCACACAAAACATCAAAACTTGTGATGGTTACTTCCCTTGAATCAAAAAAAGATGAACTAGAAAAAATAGAAAAAGAGTTATTCACTCCATATACTTATACTCCTTTAAAGAAAGCTGTTTTATTAGATGAAGGAAAATTCAACTATACAAAAGAGCAATTTTTTGAAATGGTAGAAAAAGCAAAAGAGATGATTACAAGTGGAGATGTATTTCAACTTCTTATGTCAAATAGATTTATTCAAAAAGCAAAAGTTGACCACTTAAGTTTTTATAGAGCATTAAGAAGTAAAAATCCAAGTCCATATCTATTCTTTTTGAAATATGAAGATTTTTCAATTGCAGGAAGTTCACCTGAAGTTATGGTTAAATTAGTTGATGGAAATATTTTACTTAGACCAATTGCTGGTACAAGAAAAAGAGGTAAAAACATCAATAGAGACCTTGAACTTGAAAAAGAGATGTTAGGTGATGATAAAGAGAGAGCTGAACACATTATGCTTGTTGATTTGGGTAGAAATGATGTTGGTAGAGTTGCAAAGGCTGGAACTGTTAAAGTTACAGATTTAATGAGAGTTGAAAAATATTCTCATGTTATGCACATGGTTTCAGATGTAGAAGCTATGATAGATGAACAATATGATATGTTTGATCTTTTTGCTGCAACATTCACAGCAGGAACAATGACAGGTGCTCCTAAGATTAGAGCAATGGAACTAATTGCTCAATTTGAAGGAATTAAAAGAAGTTTTTATAGTGGAAGTATCGCATATTTTGGTTTTGATGGAAATATGGATAGTGCTATTACTATTAGAACTAGTCTTATTACAGATGATAAAATTGTATTCCAAGCTGGTGCTGGAGTTGTTGCTGATTCTGTAAATGAACTTGAATATTTAGAAGTTCAAAATAAACTAGCTGCAAATATATCTACATTAAAAGAGTTATCGTAA
- a CDS encoding ATP-binding protein: MKTLEVCYELDFSKINFLERKAKITAPKTFIFGAPKCGKTYLIYDYLSNFNTDEYIYIDFNDFRNDLEEIKVYLEEFIIQNQIKVVILENFDFSFEIPNCESVIISSHNNIDIKGFEKLQVKALDFEEYLLHENRYHTATQAFNNFLKYGNMPGVVNLEEYNKEKRLQEILRLYAKDETFEKILKILFLNIDEKKSLFQLFNTLKNVMKISKDKFYEVVKIYENSGLVYFLPKYKQEKAVKKIYSYNHAFLNAITHAKKFKNEFTNMVFLQLESNYDSIFYTDNVDFYVKEEKYIVLSIPFFNPLLKNSIVKKLNKAFKELEIEKIDIVTVGYNENFKVNEIEVEVLPFFEWAVS, translated from the coding sequence ATGAAAACATTAGAAGTATGTTATGAACTTGACTTTTCTAAAATAAATTTTTTAGAGAGAAAAGCAAAAATTACTGCACCAAAGACTTTTATCTTTGGTGCACCTAAATGTGGTAAAACATATCTTATTTACGATTATTTATCAAACTTTAATACTGACGAATACATATACATAGATTTCAATGATTTTAGAAATGATTTAGAAGAGATAAAAGTTTATTTGGAAGAGTTTATAATCCAAAATCAAATAAAAGTCGTTATTTTAGAAAATTTTGATTTCTCATTTGAAATACCAAATTGTGAAAGTGTAATTATCTCTTCTCATAATAATATAGATATAAAAGGTTTTGAAAAACTTCAAGTTAAAGCATTAGACTTTGAAGAGTATTTATTACATGAAAATAGATATCACACTGCAACTCAAGCTTTTAACAACTTTTTAAAATATGGAAATATGCCAGGAGTTGTAAACTTAGAAGAGTACAATAAAGAAAAAAGGCTGCAAGAAATTTTAAGACTTTATGCAAAAGATGAAACTTTTGAAAAAATATTAAAAATTCTATTTTTAAATATTGATGAAAAGAAATCTCTTTTTCAACTGTTTAATACCCTAAAAAATGTGATGAAAATATCAAAAGATAAGTTTTATGAAGTAGTTAAAATCTATGAAAATTCAGGACTTGTATATTTTTTACCTAAATATAAACAAGAAAAAGCTGTAAAAAAGATATACTCTTATAATCATGCATTTTTAAATGCTATAACTCATGCAAAAAAATTCAAAAATGAGTTTACAAATATGGTATTTTTACAATTAGAGTCTAATTATGATAGTATATTTTATACTGATAATGTAGATTTTTATGTAAAAGAGGAAAAATATATTGTTTTATCAATTCCTTTTTTTAACCCTTTATTAAAAAATTCAATTGTAAAAAAGTTAAATAAAGCATTTAAAGAGTTAGAAATTGAGAAAATTGATATAGTTACAGTTGGGTATAATGAAAATTTTAAAGTCAATGAAATTGAAGTAGAAGTTCTTCCTTTTTTTGAATGGGCAGTTAGTTAA
- the pdxA gene encoding 4-hydroxythreonine-4-phosphate dehydrogenase, whose translation MKPNIAISIGDLNGIGLQIALQSHEKIKKICNPIYCVNKSLLQQGAKLLNIEIPKDFTTHKVKGDFEIKPGQVSKKSGKYSYDSFIEAINLTNENKTQAVVTLPINKESWNKANIDFKGHTEVLRRYFGENAIMMLGCKKLFVALFTEHIALKKVAKKINEQDLTKFLCDFYQSVKQEHIQVLGLNPHASDNGVLGNEEVEIFKAIKNANKKLNKDVFKGPVVPDTAFSKANRKNCKYFVCMYHDQGLAPLKALYFDQSINVSLNLPIIRTSVDHGTAFDIAYKNVNVNTKSYINAIKEAINLNNKK comes from the coding sequence ATGAAACCAAATATAGCAATTTCTATTGGTGATTTAAATGGAATTGGTCTACAAATAGCACTACAAAGCCATGAAAAAATTAAAAAGATTTGTAATCCAATTTATTGTGTAAATAAATCACTTTTACAACAAGGTGCAAAACTTTTAAATATTGAAATACCTAAAGATTTCACAACACATAAAGTTAAAGGTGACTTTGAAATAAAACCAGGACAAGTATCAAAAAAAAGTGGTAAATACTCTTATGATTCTTTTATTGAAGCTATAAACTTAACAAATGAAAATAAAACTCAAGCTGTTGTAACGCTTCCAATAAATAAAGAGTCTTGGAATAAAGCAAATATTGATTTTAAAGGTCATACTGAAGTATTAAGAAGATATTTTGGAGAAAATGCAATTATGATGCTTGGTTGCAAAAAACTTTTTGTTGCTTTATTTACAGAACACATTGCATTAAAAAAAGTTGCTAAAAAAATAAATGAACAAGACTTGACTAAATTTTTATGTGATTTTTATCAAAGTGTAAAACAAGAACATATTCAAGTTTTAGGATTAAATCCTCATGCAAGTGATAATGGTGTTTTAGGAAATGAAGAAGTAGAAATCTTTAAAGCAATAAAAAATGCAAATAAAAAACTAAATAAAGATGTATTTAAAGGCCCAGTTGTTCCTGATACTGCATTTTCTAAAGCAAATAGAAAGAACTGCAAATATTTTGTTTGTATGTATCACGACCAAGGATTAGCTCCTTTAAAAGCATTATATTTTGACCAAAGTATAAATGTAAGTTTAAATCTACCAATAATTAGAACTTCTGTTGACCATGGAACTGCTTTTGATATTGCATACAAAAATGTAAATGTAAATACAAAAAGCTATATCAATGCAATAAAAGAAGCAATTAATTTAAATAATAAGAAATAA
- a CDS encoding DNA-directed RNA polymerase subunit omega, with protein sequence MLRLEERMSKALEKVNNDRYILSIAVGQRADELSKGAKPLLEQNTQNMKYTDIAIDEIANGLLVIEGLVDKED encoded by the coding sequence ATGTTAAGATTAGAAGAAAGAATGTCAAAAGCTTTAGAAAAAGTAAATAATGATAGATATATTTTATCAATTGCTGTTGGTCAAAGAGCTGATGAATTAAGTAAAGGTGCAAAACCTTTATTAGAACAAAATACTCAAAACATGAAATATACTGATATCGCAATTGATGAAATTGCAAATGGATTATTAGTTATTGAAGGTTTAGTAGATAAAGAAGATTAA